From a single Calothrix sp. NIES-2098 genomic region:
- a CDS encoding aminotransferase class-III: MLSISVNLGLPQVPSVVTSLPGSRAQAIIERDRAVTSPSYTRDYPLVVARGEGCMVEDVDGNVFLDMTAGIAVTNTGHAHPEVVAAIQAQSAQLLHMSGTDFYYEPMVELAEKLAVRAPFPEGARVFFTNSGAESNEGAIKLARYYTKRSQIVAFLGAFHGRTYGAMSLTGSKVVQRANFGPFVPGVTHIPYGTHASLDYLEKQLFLTTLPPEEVAAIVVEPIQGEGGYIVPEEGFLQRIRDICDRYGILMVVDEVQSGMGRTGRLFAIEHWGVMPDIITTAKGIASGLPLGAILSRPELMTWSPGAHATTFGGNPVACVAGIATLRLLESGLMTNATQMGELLQAGLTQLHQRFPQLSAPRGKGLMVAVDLLDEEGNLDRQMRDRIIQEAFLRGLLLLGCGKAAIRFCPPLIIDSDQIQIALDILADILGS; encoded by the coding sequence ATGTTAAGTATTTCTGTCAATCTGGGTTTACCACAGGTGCCCAGTGTAGTAACTTCTTTACCTGGATCTCGCGCTCAAGCAATTATAGAACGCGATCGCGCTGTAACTTCTCCTTCTTACACTAGAGATTATCCCTTGGTGGTAGCTAGGGGTGAAGGCTGTATGGTAGAAGACGTTGACGGCAATGTTTTCTTAGATATGACAGCAGGTATTGCTGTAACGAATACCGGACACGCCCATCCAGAAGTTGTGGCCGCAATTCAAGCCCAGTCAGCACAGTTGCTACATATGTCGGGGACTGATTTTTATTACGAACCGATGGTAGAACTGGCAGAAAAATTAGCAGTTCGCGCTCCTTTTCCTGAAGGTGCTAGGGTATTTTTCACCAACTCTGGAGCAGAATCTAACGAAGGAGCAATTAAACTTGCCCGATATTACACCAAGCGATCGCAAATCGTCGCTTTTTTGGGCGCATTCCACGGACGCACTTATGGGGCTATGTCTTTGACTGGTTCCAAAGTAGTGCAGCGAGCTAATTTTGGGCCTTTCGTACCAGGGGTGACACATATTCCCTACGGCACTCACGCTAGCTTGGATTATTTAGAAAAACAGCTATTCTTGACGACATTACCACCAGAAGAAGTAGCAGCAATTGTAGTTGAACCAATTCAAGGCGAAGGCGGGTATATAGTTCCAGAAGAAGGCTTTTTACAACGGATTCGGGATATATGCGATCGCTATGGCATCTTAATGGTAGTGGATGAAGTGCAGTCTGGGATGGGGCGTACTGGTCGCCTATTTGCGATCGAGCATTGGGGCGTCATGCCGGATATTATCACCACAGCTAAAGGTATCGCCAGTGGTTTACCTTTGGGTGCGATTCTTTCCCGACCTGAGTTAATGACATGGTCTCCTGGCGCTCATGCCACCACATTTGGTGGAAATCCAGTAGCTTGCGTTGCTGGTATTGCCACACTGCGACTGTTGGAAAGCGGTTTGATGACCAACGCTACCCAAATGGGAGAGTTATTACAAGCTGGTTTAACCCAACTGCACCAAAGATTTCCCCAACTCTCGGCACCGCGAGGTAAAGGATTAATGGTAGCGGTGGATTTATTAGATGAAGAAGGTAATCTCGATCGTCAAATGCGCGATCGCATAATTCAAGAAGCCTTCTTGCGGGGTTTGTTATTGCTTGGTTGTGGTAAAGCCGCCATTCGTTTCTGTCCACCTTTAATTATCGATAGCGACCAAATTCAAATTGCCTTAGATATTCTCGCGGATATTTTAGGTAGTTAG
- a CDS encoding flavin reductase-like, FMN-binding protein: protein MALLTESTQVLRTPGRLTVETAEIAAETTAIRCLDWDRERFDIEFGLRNGTTYNSFLIQGEKIALVDTSHRKFENLYLEILSGLIDPSKIDYLIISHTEPDHSGLVKDILELAPDITVVGAKVAIQFLENMVHQPFKSIQVKSGQRLALGNGHELEFISAPNLHWPDTILTYDHKTGILYTCDVFGMHYCDDHTYDENFNVIEEDFKYYYDCLMGPNARSVLAALKRIENLEIGTVATGHGPLLQHYISEWLGRYKNWSLEQAKAETLVAMFYAEDYGFSEHLVRTIAHGCTKTGVAVELVDINSSEPQEIRELVGQAAGLVIAMPPQSSAIAQAAVSIILAAAHQKQSIGLLESGGGEDEPVYPLRNKFQELGLIEAFSPILVKEAPTLLLEQLCEEAGTDLGQWLTRDRTIKQIKSINTNLEKALGRISNGLYIITTKKGEVQSAMLASWVTQASLNPLGVAIAVSKDRAIESLMHVGDRFVLNVLEEGNYQGLMKHFLKRFAPGADRFAGVKTYPAINGSPILAEALAYVECEITSRMDCGDHWIIYSTVQTGRVAKVNALTAVHHRKIGNHY from the coding sequence ATGGCATTACTCACAGAATCTACTCAAGTTCTTAGAACACCGGGACGTTTGACGGTTGAAACTGCGGAAATTGCTGCCGAAACTACTGCTATTCGTTGTCTTGATTGGGACAGAGAACGGTTTGATATCGAATTTGGATTACGGAATGGTACTACCTATAATTCTTTCTTAATCCAAGGTGAAAAAATTGCATTAGTTGATACTTCTCACCGCAAATTTGAGAATTTATATCTGGAAATTCTGTCAGGATTAATTGACCCAAGCAAAATAGATTACTTGATTATTAGCCACACAGAACCAGATCATAGCGGCTTAGTTAAAGACATTTTGGAATTAGCTCCTGATATTACCGTAGTGGGTGCTAAGGTAGCTATTCAATTTCTCGAAAATATGGTTCACCAACCATTTAAATCAATACAGGTGAAAAGTGGACAGCGTTTAGCATTAGGAAATGGGCATGAATTAGAGTTTATCTCTGCACCTAACTTACATTGGCCGGACACAATTTTGACCTATGACCACAAAACTGGCATTCTCTATACCTGTGATGTATTTGGAATGCACTATTGCGATGACCACACCTATGATGAGAATTTCAATGTCATAGAAGAAGATTTTAAATATTACTATGACTGTCTCATGGGGCCAAATGCACGTTCTGTTTTAGCAGCGTTAAAGCGAATTGAAAATTTAGAAATAGGTACAGTTGCTACAGGACACGGGCCTTTACTGCAACACTATATTTCTGAATGGTTGGGAAGGTATAAAAATTGGAGTTTAGAACAAGCAAAAGCAGAGACATTAGTCGCAATGTTCTATGCTGAAGATTACGGTTTTAGCGAACATTTAGTAAGAACAATCGCACATGGCTGTACAAAAACAGGTGTAGCCGTAGAATTAGTAGATATTAATAGTAGTGAACCGCAAGAAATTCGGGAATTAGTAGGACAAGCTGCTGGCTTAGTTATTGCTATGCCTCCTCAATCTTCTGCGATCGCTCAAGCTGCTGTTAGCATAATTTTAGCGGCTGCTCATCAGAAGCAAAGCATTGGTTTATTAGAGTCAGGTGGTGGAGAAGATGAACCTGTTTATCCCTTACGCAACAAGTTTCAAGAATTAGGATTAATAGAAGCTTTTTCACCAATTTTAGTTAAAGAAGCTCCCACACTATTGCTAGAACAACTGTGTGAAGAAGCAGGAACCGATTTAGGGCAATGGTTAACCCGCGATCGCACGATTAAACAAATCAAATCCATCAATACAAATTTAGAGAAAGCTTTAGGCAGAATTAGCAACGGGCTGTATATTATCACTACCAAAAAAGGTGAAGTTCAAAGTGCAATGTTGGCTTCTTGGGTGACACAAGCGAGCCTGAATCCTTTAGGAGTAGCCATTGCTGTATCGAAAGACCGCGCCATAGAATCCTTAATGCACGTAGGCGATCGCTTTGTTTTGAATGTTTTAGAAGAAGGCAATTATCAAGGATTAATGAAACATTTCCTTAAGCGCTTTGCTCCTGGTGCAGATCGCTTTGCTGGCGTGAAGACTTATCCTGCAATTAATGGATCTCCCATCTTAGCTGAAGCTTTAGCTTATGTGGAATGTGAAATTACTAGCCGCATGGATTGTGGAGATCATTGGATTATTTATAGCACCGTGCAAACAGGAAGAGTTGCCAAGGTAAATGCATTAACTGCTGTCCATCACCGCAAAATTGGCAATCATTATTAA
- a CDS encoding cyclic nucleotide-binding protein — translation MQTEVFSELFPLLSTANPQTLEWLLNVAIDHEYPAERAVLMEDAWGNAVYFVVSGWVKVRRTSGDNFVALAILGRGDFFGEMAVLDESPRSTDVIALSPVKLLSVSRERFIQILFKDPHLHHRMLQLMVRRLRQINLRLQMRSSPPAVKLAQTLVSLGESYGQKSERGREIFNIPFKDLAEVTEISVEETSKIMEKLHEKGWIEIDTTNNIIDLVNFKQLMNLANKV, via the coding sequence ATGCAGACTGAGGTTTTTAGTGAACTTTTCCCCCTACTCAGTACAGCCAATCCCCAAACTTTAGAGTGGCTGCTGAATGTTGCAATTGACCACGAGTACCCTGCTGAACGAGCTGTTTTGATGGAAGATGCTTGGGGTAATGCAGTTTATTTTGTAGTTTCTGGTTGGGTCAAAGTCCGACGCACATCCGGCGATAATTTTGTGGCTCTAGCAATTTTAGGCCGAGGCGATTTTTTTGGAGAAATGGCTGTTTTAGATGAATCGCCACGCTCAACAGATGTGATTGCGCTTTCACCTGTAAAATTACTGAGTGTTTCTAGAGAGCGTTTTATTCAAATTTTATTTAAAGACCCGCATTTACATCACCGAATGCTACAGCTGATGGTGCGCCGATTGCGACAAATCAACCTGCGCTTGCAAATGCGTTCTTCACCACCAGCAGTCAAACTAGCTCAGACTCTAGTTAGTTTAGGTGAAAGTTACGGTCAAAAATCAGAGAGGGGAAGAGAAATTTTTAATATTCCTTTCAAAGATTTGGCAGAAGTCACAGAAATCAGTGTTGAAGAAACTAGCAAAATCATGGAAAAGTTGCATGAAAAAGGCTGGATTGAAATTGACACTACAAATAATATTATCGACCTGGTTAATTTTAAACAGTTGATGAATTTAGCTAACAAAGTCTAA
- a CDS encoding beta-glucosidase: protein MTIYQFPEDFYWGVATASFQIEGAVNEGGRKPSVWDTFSNTPGKILNNDTATVTCDHYHLYEQDVQLMAELGIKHYRFSIAWPRIIPDGRGQVNEEGVDFYKRLLDCLQKHNITPHATLYHWDSPQALEDLYGTWQNRQMAVDYADYVTAVVSRLGDRITHWMTLNEIYYFTHAGYGVELEPVHAPGKLLRSQKEVWQTSHHALLAHGLGCQAIRAASPVPCKVALVDSIGVTVPINESPKHIVAAKKAFHTFRCNGGILIPALTGAYSPALLAELGENAPEIKPGDLEIIHQPLDSIGLNIYSGTYVRAVDNEKGYELLNLPKGYPRMHMPWLQIVPESIYWGIRHVSETLGRDDLAVTITENGCAAEDELDANGEMIDTDRIMYLRQYLKSAYRAVSEGYPLKGYFQWTFIDNFEWAWGYSRPFGIVYVNYNTQQRIPKASFEWYAECIRQNRVV from the coding sequence ATGACTATCTATCAATTTCCTGAAGATTTCTATTGGGGTGTTGCTACGGCTTCCTTTCAAATAGAAGGAGCAGTTAATGAGGGAGGGCGTAAACCTAGTGTTTGGGATACCTTTAGCAATACACCTGGAAAGATTTTAAATAATGATACTGCGACTGTGACTTGCGATCACTATCATCTATACGAACAAGATGTGCAGCTGATGGCAGAATTGGGGATTAAGCACTATCGCTTTAGTATTGCCTGGCCGCGAATTATTCCCGATGGTCGCGGACAAGTCAATGAAGAGGGTGTTGATTTTTACAAGCGCCTGTTAGATTGTCTGCAAAAGCATAATATTACTCCTCACGCTACCTTATATCACTGGGATAGTCCGCAGGCTTTAGAAGATTTATATGGCACTTGGCAAAATCGCCAGATGGCTGTTGATTATGCTGATTATGTTACGGCAGTTGTGAGCCGTTTGGGCGATCGCATTACCCACTGGATGACACTCAATGAAATTTACTACTTTACTCATGCAGGTTATGGTGTGGAACTAGAACCCGTACACGCACCTGGAAAACTTCTCCGCAGTCAAAAAGAAGTTTGGCAGACTTCTCATCACGCCTTATTGGCGCACGGATTAGGATGTCAAGCTATCCGCGCTGCTTCACCTGTTCCATGCAAAGTTGCTTTAGTAGATAGCATTGGTGTCACAGTTCCGATTAACGAGTCTCCTAAACATATAGTGGCTGCAAAAAAAGCCTTCCACACTTTTAGATGCAATGGCGGTATTCTCATCCCCGCCCTAACTGGTGCTTACAGTCCAGCGCTGCTGGCAGAATTAGGAGAAAATGCTCCGGAAATCAAGCCTGGCGATTTAGAAATAATTCATCAGCCTTTAGATTCTATTGGTCTGAATATTTACAGCGGTACTTATGTGCGTGCTGTTGATAACGAAAAAGGGTATGAATTGCTCAATCTTCCTAAAGGCTACCCAAGAATGCATATGCCTTGGTTACAAATTGTACCAGAGAGTATTTATTGGGGAATTCGTCATGTCAGCGAGACATTGGGGCGTGATGATTTAGCAGTAACGATTACTGAAAATGGTTGTGCAGCCGAAGATGAATTAGATGCTAATGGTGAAATGATTGATACTGACCGGATTATGTACCTGCGGCAGTATTTAAAATCAGCTTATCGAGCTGTTAGTGAAGGCTATCCTTTAAAAGGATATTTTCAGTGGACTTTTATTGATAACTTCGAGTGGGCTTGGGGATATTCCCGTCCTTTTGGAATTGTTTATGTAAATTACAACACACAACAACGCATTCCCAAAGCCAGTTTTGAATGGTATGCAGAGTGTATACGCCAAAATCGGGTTGTTTAG
- a CDS encoding microcompartment protein, giving the protein MPMAVGVIETLGFPSVLAAADAMVKSAAVTLVYYGQAESARLLVAVRGHVAEVKRAVEAGIAAGEQVKTGTVITHYIVPNPPENVETILPIHFTEESEPFRIF; this is encoded by the coding sequence ATGCCAATGGCGGTTGGCGTAATTGAAACTTTAGGTTTTCCTTCAGTGTTGGCAGCAGCAGATGCAATGGTAAAATCTGCCGCAGTCACGCTGGTGTATTATGGTCAAGCGGAAAGCGCTCGGTTATTAGTCGCAGTTAGAGGTCATGTTGCTGAAGTCAAAAGAGCAGTTGAAGCAGGAATTGCTGCTGGAGAACAAGTAAAGACTGGTACAGTCATCACGCATTATATAGTTCCCAATCCTCCGGAAAATGTGGAAACCATTCTACCTATCCACTTCACTGAAGAATCAGAACCTTTCCGTATCTTCTAA
- a CDS encoding microcompartment protein, producing the protein MSLQAVGSLETKGFPAVLAAADAMVKAGRVTLVGYIRVGSARFTVNIRGDVSEVKTAMAAGVEAAENVHGGTLESWVIIPRPHENVEAVLPIGYTEAVQQYRESVENPIIRSSNGR; encoded by the coding sequence ATGTCATTACAGGCAGTTGGATCGCTAGAGACTAAGGGTTTTCCTGCTGTGTTAGCAGCAGCAGATGCAATGGTAAAAGCAGGTCGAGTTACCCTAGTTGGTTATATTCGGGTGGGTAGCGCTCGTTTTACAGTCAATATTCGTGGTGATGTTTCTGAAGTCAAGACCGCTATGGCGGCTGGTGTGGAAGCTGCGGAAAATGTTCATGGTGGTACTCTGGAATCTTGGGTCATTATCCCCAGACCTCATGAAAACGTTGAAGCGGTTCTGCCAATTGGTTACACTGAAGCAGTTCAACAGTATAGAGAATCTGTAGAAAACCCAATTATCAGATCGTCGAATGGACGTTAG
- a CDS encoding flavin reductase domain-containing protein, with protein sequence MSTATLMPNRHRDVQVAEIGVNTLILRSRTWERLKFEVEYSRQRGTTANSYLIQADKKVLIDPPGESFTGIFLEQLAQHLDLTTIDYIVLGHVNPNRRATLKELLSLAPQVTLICSRPAANALKAAFPEWESRIQAVRSQDTLDLGQGHHLSFISVPTPRWADGLCTYDSATKILYTDKFFGAHICEDGLFDEDWKALDPERRYYFDCLHAPQAKQVEVALDKITVLGAKCYAPAHGPVVRYSLSRFTYDYRQWCQGQKSQEFSVALIYASAYGNTAILANAIAQGLIENGINVESINCELADAAEITRVVEACDGFIIGSPTLGGHAPTQIQTALGIVLSTAAKTKLAGVFGSYGWSGEAIDLLESKLKDANYRLGFETIRVRFSPTSYVLQQCQDAGASFAQNLKKTKKLRTPRQVVTEAQVDRTEQAVGRIIGSLCVVTTRDRDTHKGILTSWVSQATFNPPGIMIAIAQEQNADLMRHPGDKFVLNILKEGRNVRRYFSRHSTLGENPFANLPTQTADNGCLVLTEALAYLECTVQNQLDCGDRYLIYAVIDRGEVLENDGVTAIEHRKSGSHY encoded by the coding sequence ATGTCTACTGCTACTTTAATGCCCAATCGCCATAGAGATGTTCAGGTTGCGGAAATTGGTGTAAATACTTTGATATTGCGATCGCGTACTTGGGAACGTCTAAAATTTGAGGTTGAGTATTCCCGTCAACGAGGAACTACGGCAAACTCTTATTTAATCCAAGCTGATAAAAAGGTTTTAATTGACCCTCCAGGGGAATCTTTTACCGGAATTTTTCTAGAACAATTAGCACAGCATCTAGATTTAACTACCATAGATTACATTGTGCTTGGTCATGTCAACCCCAATCGTAGAGCTACTTTAAAGGAGTTGCTTTCTTTAGCCCCCCAAGTTACTTTAATCTGCTCTCGCCCAGCTGCTAATGCTTTAAAAGCTGCTTTTCCAGAATGGGAATCGCGGATTCAAGCTGTGCGATCGCAAGATACTCTAGATTTAGGACAGGGACATCACCTGTCATTTATCAGCGTTCCTACTCCCCGTTGGGCTGATGGGCTTTGTACCTACGATTCTGCCACCAAAATTCTCTACACCGATAAGTTTTTTGGCGCTCATATTTGTGAAGATGGTTTATTTGATGAAGACTGGAAAGCTTTAGATCCAGAACGTCGATACTATTTTGATTGTCTCCATGCTCCCCAAGCCAAACAAGTCGAAGTTGCTTTAGATAAAATCACGGTTTTGGGTGCAAAATGTTACGCCCCAGCCCACGGCCCGGTTGTGCGTTACAGCCTGAGCCGTTTTACTTACGATTACCGCCAATGGTGTCAAGGTCAAAAGTCTCAGGAGTTCAGTGTAGCTTTAATCTATGCTTCTGCTTATGGCAATACAGCAATTCTTGCAAATGCGATCGCTCAAGGTTTAATTGAAAATGGCATTAATGTCGAATCAATTAACTGCGAACTAGCAGATGCGGCGGAGATTACCCGCGTTGTCGAAGCTTGCGATGGATTTATTATCGGCTCGCCCACTTTAGGAGGACACGCACCAACCCAAATTCAAACGGCTTTAGGAATAGTCCTCTCAACTGCGGCGAAAACTAAGTTAGCTGGGGTATTTGGTTCTTACGGTTGGAGTGGAGAGGCTATTGATTTACTCGAAAGCAAGCTCAAAGATGCTAATTATCGTTTAGGATTTGAGACAATTCGGGTACGCTTCAGCCCTACTTCTTACGTTTTACAGCAGTGCCAAGATGCAGGTGCTTCCTTTGCCCAAAACTTGAAGAAAACGAAAAAACTGCGTACTCCCCGTCAAGTAGTCACAGAAGCGCAAGTAGACCGTACAGAACAAGCAGTAGGTAGAATTATAGGTTCTTTATGCGTCGTCACCACACGCGATCGCGACACCCACAAAGGTATATTAACTTCTTGGGTATCGCAGGCAACTTTTAACCCACCTGGGATTATGATTGCGATCGCTCAAGAACAAAATGCCGATTTAATGCGTCATCCCGGTGACAAATTTGTGTTGAACATTCTCAAAGAAGGTAGAAATGTCCGACGCTATTTTTCTCGTCACAGCACTTTAGGCGAAAATCCCTTTGCTAATCTTCCTACCCAAACTGCTGATAATGGATGTCTGGTTTTAACTGAAGCTTTAGCTTATTTAGAATGCACGGTACAAAATCAACTCGATTGTGGTGACAGATACTTGATTTATGCCGTAATAGATCGGGGAGAAGTATTAGAAAATGATGGCGTCACTGCCATTGAGCATCGAAAATCGGGCAGTCATTATTAA
- a CDS encoding TPR repeat-containing protein — MSQPLNPVTEWEQRRDEATGYYKQGRFQEYLALATEILMLARIIPDRAREGHALNDIGLAHLGCSQPQRALECFHQALAVAQEFGNPRAEATALSNIGSTYSRIGKFAQALESFDKALQIFRKLEDAQGEISTLNDVALIYTRLGEPKRALLLQNQILTMRRLLGDFSGEATTFNGIGFAYSALGQYEQALEYFQAALPIQRAVKSLVGEATTLNNIASVYSDLGQPKQALLIYYQVLLTRRALKDRAGEATTLNNLGFTYNNLANHWQALKLYKQAVAIYQELGDRLGESSTLLNMGSLYATRRRKKLALSCYRNAQELAAEIEYQPLVQKVQQFIDALS, encoded by the coding sequence ATGTCGCAACCTTTAAATCCAGTCACCGAGTGGGAACAACGTCGTGATGAGGCAACAGGCTACTACAAACAAGGGAGATTTCAAGAATACCTGGCGCTAGCAACCGAAATTTTAATGCTAGCTCGCATCATCCCAGACAGAGCCAGAGAAGGTCATGCTTTGAACGACATTGGTTTAGCTCACCTCGGTTGCTCGCAACCACAAAGAGCATTAGAGTGTTTCCACCAAGCGCTGGCGGTTGCGCAAGAATTTGGTAATCCGCGAGCTGAAGCAACAGCACTGAGCAATATCGGTTCTACCTACAGCCGTATAGGCAAGTTTGCCCAAGCCTTAGAGTCTTTTGACAAAGCGCTGCAAATTTTCCGCAAATTAGAAGATGCGCAAGGCGAAATTTCCACTCTCAATGATGTGGCTCTGATATACACCAGATTGGGAGAACCAAAACGAGCGCTGTTGCTGCAAAACCAGATTTTGACAATGCGCCGATTGCTAGGAGATTTTTCTGGTGAAGCAACTACATTCAATGGCATTGGCTTTGCCTACAGCGCTTTGGGACAATACGAGCAAGCTCTAGAATATTTTCAAGCAGCATTACCAATTCAACGAGCTGTTAAAAGTTTAGTTGGTGAAGCAACTACCTTAAATAATATTGCTTCTGTCTACAGCGATTTAGGACAACCAAAACAAGCTCTATTAATCTACTACCAAGTGCTGTTAACACGTCGGGCGCTCAAGGATCGCGCTGGCGAAGCAACTACTTTAAACAACCTTGGTTTTACTTACAATAACTTGGCAAATCACTGGCAAGCGTTGAAATTATACAAGCAAGCTGTGGCAATTTATCAAGAATTGGGCGATCGCTTGGGAGAAAGCTCAACTTTATTAAATATGGGTAGCTTGTACGCCACCAGAAGACGCAAAAAATTGGCGCTATCATGCTACCGCAACGCTCAAGAATTAGCCGCAGAAATCGAATATCAACCACTTGTGCAAAAGGTACAACAATTCATTGATGCATTGTCGTGA
- a CDS encoding short-chain dehydrogenase/reductase SDR — MTQAQELQPPQQQNPPGSEAQMTPKPRSDDSKYRGSGKLQGKVALITGGDSGIGKAVAIFYAKEGADVAIVYKNEQEDAKETKRLVEAEGRRCLTIKGDIGDEQVCQQAVQQVVNELGHLDILVNNAAEQHPQESIENITAEQLERTFRTNIFSMFFLTKAAVPHLKEGSAIINTTSVTAYKGNPQLLDYSSTKGAIVAFTRSLSQSLVEKGIRVNGVAPGPIWTPLIPSTFPEDKVKSFGAQVPMQRPGQPEEVAPSYVFLASDDSSYMSGQILHPNGGEVVNA, encoded by the coding sequence ATGACTCAAGCACAAGAATTACAACCGCCGCAACAGCAAAATCCCCCTGGAAGTGAAGCTCAAATGACGCCAAAACCCCGATCTGATGATTCCAAATATCGGGGAAGTGGCAAATTACAAGGCAAAGTAGCGCTAATTACTGGTGGAGATAGCGGTATTGGTAAAGCAGTTGCCATTTTCTATGCCAAAGAAGGGGCAGATGTGGCAATTGTCTATAAAAATGAGCAAGAAGATGCCAAGGAAACAAAACGCTTGGTAGAGGCTGAAGGTAGGCGCTGTCTGACAATTAAGGGAGATATTGGCGACGAGCAAGTATGTCAGCAAGCTGTACAACAGGTTGTGAATGAATTGGGACATCTAGATATTCTGGTGAATAACGCCGCCGAACAGCATCCACAAGAAAGTATTGAAAATATTACGGCTGAACAATTAGAGCGTACTTTCCGCACCAATATCTTTAGCATGTTCTTTCTCACCAAAGCAGCAGTACCGCACCTGAAAGAAGGTAGCGCTATCATCAACACTACATCTGTAACTGCTTACAAAGGCAATCCGCAACTGCTGGATTACTCATCAACAAAAGGAGCGATCGTAGCTTTTACTCGTTCTCTATCCCAATCATTGGTAGAGAAAGGGATTCGTGTTAATGGTGTAGCTCCCGGCCCCATCTGGACACCACTAATTCCTTCTACCTTCCCTGAGGATAAAGTGAAAAGCTTTGGTGCTCAAGTACCAATGCAGCGGCCTGGACAACCAGAAGAAGTTGCACCTAGCTATGTATTTTTAGCATCTGATGATTCTTCCTATATGTCAGGGCAAATTCTGCATCCGAATGGCGGCGAAGTTGTGAATGCGTAG